From a single Arthrobacter sp. SLBN-112 genomic region:
- a CDS encoding LLM class flavin-dependent oxidoreductase, translated as MPQPDRPLRKLGFLTIGLFDPLDPAAGHESTLQIIELGERLGFDSAWLRHRHLQFGISSPVAVMAAASQRTSRIELGTAVTPLGWENPLRLAEDLATVDLLAGGRINPGVSVGEPMQYDTVKHELYPDTADVEDFSYARVERFVRLVAGEPVREFSGKQGVVEEFSNRVEPHSPGLRDRLWYGAGSKKSAVWAGSNGFNLLSSSVIFPDKDQEPDFALVQQSQIRAFREAAAASGRAHARVSQGLVVIPTDSASPAQREKYQRYVDERTPRTAAPQGPRGMMFAQDLIGTSEEIAAQLYAHAGFQEVDEVAFALPFSFDHEDYVHILTDIAGKLGPALGWSRMEGK; from the coding sequence ATGCCGCAGCCCGACCGTCCTTTGCGCAAGCTTGGTTTCCTCACCATTGGGCTGTTTGATCCGCTTGATCCCGCCGCTGGCCACGAGTCCACGCTGCAGATTATTGAACTGGGGGAGCGGCTGGGGTTCGACAGCGCCTGGCTGCGCCACCGGCACCTGCAGTTCGGGATTTCTTCGCCGGTTGCGGTGATGGCTGCGGCGAGCCAGCGCACCTCCCGGATCGAGCTTGGCACCGCCGTGACGCCGCTGGGCTGGGAGAACCCGCTGCGCCTGGCCGAGGACCTGGCCACCGTGGACCTGCTCGCCGGAGGACGCATCAATCCCGGCGTGAGCGTGGGCGAACCGATGCAGTACGACACCGTGAAGCACGAGCTGTACCCGGATACCGCGGACGTGGAGGACTTCAGCTACGCCCGGGTGGAGCGGTTTGTGCGTTTGGTTGCGGGTGAGCCGGTGCGGGAGTTTTCGGGCAAGCAGGGCGTGGTGGAGGAATTCTCCAACCGCGTGGAGCCGCATTCGCCCGGGCTGCGGGACCGCCTTTGGTACGGGGCCGGCAGCAAGAAATCAGCTGTCTGGGCCGGTTCGAATGGGTTCAACCTGCTGTCCAGCAGCGTGATCTTCCCGGACAAGGATCAGGAGCCGGATTTCGCGCTGGTCCAGCAGTCACAGATCCGGGCGTTCCGGGAGGCGGCAGCAGCGTCAGGGCGTGCCCATGCGCGGGTTTCGCAGGGCCTGGTGGTGATCCCCACCGACTCGGCGTCGCCGGCGCAGCGGGAGAAGTACCAGCGATATGTGGATGAACGCACTCCGCGCACTGCTGCTCCGCAGGGGCCGCGGGGCATGATGTTTGCCCAGGACCTGATCGGCACCAGCGAGGAGATCGCCGCGCAGCTGTACGCGCACGCAGGCTTCCAGGAGGTGGATGAGGTGGCCTTCGCCCTGCCCTTCAGCTTCGACCACGAGGACTACGTCCATATCCTTACCGATATCGCGGGCAAGTTGGGGCCGGCTTTGGGTTGGTCTCGGATGGAAGGCAAGTAG
- a CDS encoding alpha/beta fold hydrolase, whose translation MSLQEIEFTSANGRDTIQAWVYEPIGQPKGIVQLIHGLGEHSRRYLHLISTLVDAGFIVVAGDHSGHGRTAMQQGTWGDAGEDAASVVVADEVTLQAKAREALPQLPYVVFGHSWGSMIARGLAINPQAQLSGLILCGIAAQMRGIEKMINRPELARLASGERATEPAPEELVGQLFDGFLGRFGEDAGPTAWVALDVDVVADHGRDPFNNFGAPLSARFLQGFVDLYDQVNSDDWYKQLPADLPVLILAGDQDPVTNYGEGAYHVANRLADSGHADVRTRVFPGVRHEVHNEPTTRAETERETVEFIQRVAHQRQDSPAPSATA comes from the coding sequence ATGTCTTTGCAGGAAATCGAGTTCACGTCCGCCAACGGCCGCGACACCATACAGGCGTGGGTCTACGAACCCATCGGCCAGCCCAAGGGGATCGTGCAGCTGATCCACGGGCTCGGCGAGCATTCCCGCCGCTACCTCCACCTCATCTCCACCCTGGTGGACGCCGGGTTCATCGTGGTGGCAGGTGACCACTCCGGGCACGGACGCACCGCGATGCAGCAGGGCACCTGGGGCGATGCCGGCGAGGACGCCGCCAGCGTGGTGGTCGCCGACGAGGTCACCCTTCAGGCCAAGGCCCGGGAAGCACTCCCCCAGCTCCCGTACGTGGTGTTCGGCCACAGCTGGGGATCCATGATTGCGCGCGGTTTGGCCATCAATCCACAGGCTCAGCTTTCCGGCCTGATCCTCTGCGGAATCGCGGCCCAGATGCGGGGCATCGAGAAAATGATCAACCGGCCCGAACTCGCCCGTCTTGCCTCCGGCGAGCGCGCCACAGAGCCCGCACCCGAGGAACTGGTGGGCCAGCTGTTCGACGGTTTCCTGGGCCGCTTTGGCGAAGATGCCGGCCCCACCGCCTGGGTGGCGCTGGACGTTGACGTCGTTGCCGACCACGGGCGGGACCCCTTCAACAACTTCGGCGCACCCTTGAGCGCGCGGTTCCTGCAGGGCTTCGTGGACCTCTACGACCAGGTCAACTCCGACGACTGGTACAAACAGCTCCCCGCGGACCTCCCCGTGCTGATCCTCGCCGGCGACCAGGACCCCGTGACCAACTACGGCGAAGGGGCCTACCACGTGGCCAACCGCCTGGCCGATTCAGGCCACGCGGACGTCCGCACCCGCGTCTTCCCCGGCGTACGCCACGAGGTGCACAACGAACCCACCACCCGCGCCGAAACGGAACGCGAGACGGTCGAGTTCATCCAGCGGGTCGCGCACCAGCGGCAGGACTCCCCCGCACCGTCAGCTACAGCCTGA